Within the Sulfurospirillum barnesii SES-3 genome, the region AGAAGAAGATTTTTCAAAGCGCTTAACAGAAGCTGTGGAGAGAGAGCGTGAAAATGCGTATACACAAGGCTATCAAAAAGCTAAAGAGGAGAGTGAAACGTCTCTTTCTGAAGTAAAATCTCGTTATTTAAAATCCATTACGCATTTGGATACACTCTACAAAAGTTTTGATGAGAGATTAGGCAAAGTTGAGAGTGAAATGAGTGTGAGTGCCTTTGAAATTGCTAAAGAGGTGATTAAAAAAGAGATTGCTTTTTCAAGTTCTCAGGTGGCTGTAGCACTTTCGAAGGCTCTTCTGCAAGAGGTTAAAGATGCGATTAAAATTGAACTTAGAGTTAATCCAAAAGATTTTGAGGCACTCAAAGAGGTGTATGCTAATGAGGAAAAAATTAAAGTAATTTCAGATGATGCCGTGGCGCAAGGGGGCATTGTTATTTTTAGCGATGTTGGAAATCTTGATGGGAATGTGGCAATGCGCTTAGATAAAGTAAAATATTTATTACATGAAAATTAAGAAGAATTGGATCTCATGAAAGAATTAAAAGAATATTCTATTGAAGAACTAGAGTCGTATTGTGAGCAGATTAGAGAAAAAATTATTCAGACGGTGAGTCATAATGGTGGGCATTTAAGTAGCAATATTGGTGCCGTAGAATTGATAGTTGCCATGCATTATGTTTTTGACGTTAAAAAAGACCCTTTTATTTTTGACGTCAGTCATCAAGCCTATACGCATAAACTTCTCACTGATCGTTGGGAGCGCTTTGATACATTAAGAGAACTTGATGGTATTAGCGGTT harbors:
- the fliH gene encoding flagellar assembly protein FliH is translated as MMENIIGKERVEEHSIQRYNFKVLGSVSDAPIPLHVKEDTYSKEIETSSPLSDEVVSITRIEEGKQNQFIEELLKKTDELTSSVIKLQIQIEKQEEDFSKRLTEAVERERENAYTQGYQKAKEESETSLSEVKSRYLKSITHLDTLYKSFDERLGKVESEMSVSAFEIAKEVIKKEIAFSSSQVAVALSKALLQEVKDAIKIELRVNPKDFEALKEVYANEEKIKVISDDAVAQGGIVIFSDVGNLDGNVAMRLDKVKYLLHEN